The Methanofervidicoccus abyssi genome includes the window TAAAAATTATCGCCAAATTCTCTTTCTCTGCTCTTTCTTTAGCCAATGCGAAAATCTGCCTTAATCTTAATTCGCTTTTTCCGTAATATTGAGAAATTATCTCAGGGCCTCTTATCATAATTGGTTCTGAAAGACCTAATTTTTTAGCCAGAGTTTTCATAAGCAAAGTTTTCCCTGTTCCAGGAGGACCATAAAATAATAATCCTCTAGGTGGCTTTTTGCTAGGAAATCTGTCATCTCTAAGGGATAAAAAAAGACCTACAATTTTCTCAAGAATTTCATCTTTAATATAAACTTCTTGCTGAATTTCTTTCACTTTTTCTTTAACTACTTCTCTAAATTTATTTGACATTTTTATCCCTCACAAAATCGTCAATGTCTACCAAATTCCATTTAAATTTGTCTCTTGATATTAAAAGTGTAAGGACTTTGAAATCTATTTTCTTATCATTATAAAGGATTTTATAAGTCTTTTTTTCTCTCCTTCAGCTCTTCATAATGAATCATTGCAGAAACAGGCTTGAGAACGATCCAGATTGTGGCATTTGGTACGTCTTTGTATTTTTCTATAGTTTCATCAATCTTTTTCAAAGGCTCAAAAGTGCCGATCAAGGTTTCTATTTCCATGTAAATTTCTTCTCCTTCTGGAGAATAGATTAAATCTGGAATAACTCTACCTTCTAATATTGGAGTTTCTACCTTTATTTCTTTCTCTAAAATTTCATTTACAAATTCACAAAGCTCTTCGAAATTATTTATTATCTTCTTCCTTCTATTTCTTAGATCATTCACTAAATAAACAAAAGTTGTAACTTTTAAAGGATATTGAAGTCTATTAGTAGCATCAGCACCTCTTTTAACGAAAATAGAGAATCTTCTATGGGTATAATTTAAATATCTTTCATACTTTCTTAAATTAGCGAAAAATTTATCCAAAGAGCTAACTCCAAGAATTTTAGAACAAAATGTTTCATATTTTACATTATCAGGCAGGCAAGTGTAAACACGGAGTCCTTCAAATTTGAGAGCATTTTTAGCTTTTTCCAAATCTTTTGGTTTTACTGCTATAACCAAAACACCAAATTGCTGTAAAAATCCGGATTCGAGACGGCCTCTAACCATCTTTACAAATTCATCAACTGCAAGGTACATTTTTCTCGCATCCAAGAACTCAATTTTGTATTCAAAAGTGAATTGGTCTAAGGAATGCAGATCCAATGAATCAACGATTTCTTCTATTCCTTCCTCAAAAAGTTCAGGCTCTCTAAAAGTTACTCTTGGATGTTTATCTGTGATTTCACAAAACAACTCTTTTAAGGCATAGATTATCGGAATGTGCCACTCATGTTTATCTTCACCTATCAAAACAACAAAGGGCGAATTAAGGCTCTCACTAAAGCTCCTAGGAAATCTTTTATCACAATTAATGAATTCTTCAAAAATAGGTAGCTGAGTTCGTTCCTCGGAAGATGCAAGTATCTCTATACCACTTTCAATGTTTGTGGTTACCAGTTCCGTATCCAAATCAGAGCTTTGTTTTAAAAGTGTTTTAGATTCTAGTTCTAAATCAAAAGAGGAAACAAAACTTTCAGTTTTTGTTTTATCCATTTGTATGCCTTTCACAATATCTGTATTAAGAGAAACTGGGATTTGATCTGTTTTGACAGTAAGTAACTTTATGTCAGCAATCTTGAGTGCTTCTTTGGGAGTATTAACTTCAATTAAATCGGTAGCTGGAATTTGATAAGGTTTTAGAGTACGCTGGGTTAGAAAAATGTCAAATGAAGGCTAAGTGATTTGTTTCAAAGCAATTTCTTTAACTTCGGTGTTTAATGACTCAAATTTACTCGGGAGTAAAATTTGCTCAAATGATATATCATAAATGGGTAGTTCTATGTATTGTTGTCCTTTTTCCTCATTTTCAATCGATTTAGAAGTATCTTTCTGGACCTCTTTTTGATATTTTTCTGTTTCTGTAATTCTGAGTTTAGATATTTGTCGAAATCTAAGTTTTTCCTTCATTTTCAATCACTTTATCAATCCATTCTTTAGCAAGAGGATGAAATTTAAGCTCAATGCTAGAATCAAGGAATTCGATATTGATTATTCCAACACATACTATTGGAAAGATTTTTATTAAAAAATCACTGAGTAATATTTTTCTCGGAACTTCAATTTCTCTATATTTGCAATATTTTCTACTATAGTCGTTTTTTATTTTCACAATTACACTTTGTCGTATTTCTAAATAACATCCATGCATATATTCCATAATATCTAAAGCTGAAAAAATAGGCTCGTAATCTTTCCAAGGCTCAAAGGTTATATGAATCTGATTTATGGCTTCTTTAATCATGTTCTCACGTATTTCATTAATAGCTGGGTCTACCCTTTGCAGAATACTTTGCAGTTCAAGTATTTTGTAAGATAATGAATTATCTGTTAGTAGTAAAATAACCTTGCCAGGGCTTTTTGTAGGTAAGCTGACTTCTCTTAGATCAATCATAGAATAACCTTTAAGTCCTAAGAAATTGGCTAATTTTGTTACTTTGTCAACATCACACTCAAGAAACTCCATCAACACGCGCAAAGGTATTTTCCTTGAATAGAAAACAAAGGTTGTGAATGGATTCACGCCTATTGATAAATCCAAGGCTTTTTGTCTGAAATCATTTAATATCGATACTAATTTTTCTGGTTTCTCATCAGGTTGTGGAAGTAAAGTATCAGGCTCTATAACTTCGAAAGGTGAATATGGATAAGACTCTTGAATACCTATCTCTGATAATTTAATTCCTAATTCTCTACAAAGATTCCGTATCAAATCTCTTAATTTATCTACCAAGTCTCCGATTGGTATAGAATTTATCCATGAATTTGAATTAACGCTCACCTTAATACCATCCCCCAAACTTTCGTAATGTTTTATACTTCCCTCAAAAGAAGGTGCATTTTCTGCACATATTCCAAAGTTATCATACATAAACTTTGCAAAAGATGTGTTGAAATCTTTATTAGGCTTTACACCCCCGTAAATTGCTACTCTGATTTTATTTTTCAGTGTTTCGTCTTCAATATCTGCTAAATAAGGTTTCCCACAAATTTTCTCACTTTTAAGGAACTCATGAAGCGCATTCAATGTGTATGCTTGTTTATAGAATGGTACAAGATCATTTTTCAGGAATTCTTTCCAGGTTTTTGGTTCCCAGATTTTGTTTTCTTTTGCCCATTCTCTAAGAGATGTTTTTGTTTCCATACTCATATTATTTCACCTTCATTTTTAAACATTAAGTTACTGCAGAGCCAGATTTCACTTAACGTTCTAGGTCTATCCGAAGTTCCAAGCATAGCGAGGAATTTGGGCAGAGTGGATTTTTCCGTATCTCTGATAAACCACCTTCCCAGTCAAATTTAAAACCCTTTCGCCTTGATTTTTGTATTCTTGTGGTTATTCAGCAGAAACTCCATATAATCTAAAAACTTCTCTCCTCAAATCCTCTGGAAGCTCTTTCATTTTCATCTCAATCTCCATTATACCCATGAGTTTCATCTCATTAATACTTTATCTGTCCCTTCTTATTTAAAGAATGTCGCCTAACGGCCGGGGGTATCTAAAGTGCCTCTGCTCATCGTATCGCTAAATGATTGCATAGTTATAATTTTGCGATAGCAAATTTTGGCGTAGCCGAAGGCGAAGCCATGTATCCTCATGTTAGGCATGGGTGATAACACCGAAGCGAGCGAAAGCGAGCGGAGAGTCGGGCGATGCGGCGTCATTTTTACGCATCCTCTTTTCACTTAAGAATTTTATCCAAATTCACAATTTGCATTTCAGAATCTCAGTCTTAAATTCTCTGCTTGCTGGATACTCTTCACAATTTTAACCACCAAATAAAGCAATATGCAATAGCTACTCCAATCAAAGTCAAAAATATTTTAAGCAAGATGTGCTTGAGCGGCTCTTTTCTTAATATACCTTCAACGGCAAAAGCTACAGAGATACCAACAGCCACTGCACTAAACCTTAGCGCAAAACGTGATAAATTTAAACCAATAACGTAGGAAAGTAATAGAAAAGTTAATCCAGATACCGTTCCAGCGATCAAAGCTACTAAGATTAACCCTTTTATACCAAAATTTTTTCCATTATCTTCATTCATATACCCTATTTTCTCGTCAAACTTTATATTTTTCATGGCTTTGTTTTCTATTTTTTAGCTTTTATTTTACCACCTTCGCACTCACGCTCCATGAAGTCATGGAGTCCTGCCGATTATTATTCTCATCTTTATTTTCAACGCCTTTACCAAGCTTCTTGGACAAACACAATATCGTAACTATCTCTATCAATGTAAACGTCAACAATATGGTCTATACCAACCTCTGGCGTAGGATCGTACCAGTGAACAACCCAGCAGTAATGATCTTTGCCGTCTACAGGTTTGCCACCGATACTAGCAACACTTCCAAAATCTTTTATCTTCCAGTGTTTATCAACTTGGTACACCATGCCATCAGATGCCAGATATACTCTCCTAATATCGCATGTCGCATTATGGTGTATTTCGAGGTATTTTTTAACAGATGGATGTTGTTTGGAAATTTCCACAAGTTTTTGGGCTTCATCATCAGTGTGTCCAACAGTTTTTGGGTATATCTTTTCGATTTGAATGAGTCTCTTAATCATGCATTTTTCTGATCTTGAAACCTCAAATTTTACCCTATCTCCTATTTTCATCTTGTTGAATATTTCTCTGCTCACAAAGTATGTCAGGACTTCTCCTTTATCGATGCCGTTGATTGGGTCTTTGGAATCTAATCTTATGGAGACGAGGTATTTGATATCGAAATACTTCTTTCTCATTTCATCTTCTATTGACTTGCTAATGAAAGCATTCTTTTCTCCCTTAAAAAACTTCTCATAATCTTTGTCTTTTACTATAATCCATGATCCATTATCAGTTGGCCGATTGAGCAAGATGGTATATGATGTATCTCCTTTCACCCTCATCACTGCTTTGTGATCAACAACACCTTCGACCATAACGGGCGACATAAATTTATAAGCTAGCAAACACGCTATGATCAGCAAGAGAACAAATATAGTAAAGAGCAATTTTTTATTTATCATAATTTATTACCTCCTTATTTCTTTTAAATAATTTCTTTCTTAGGCGGGCAGAGTGAATTTTGGACAACGTTTTGCGGATAAACGAAGTTTAGCCGAAGGTTCAATTTAAGACAGGTAGTAATAGCGTCCATGAGCCCGTTTATCCGCTGTTAGTTACCCACGATAGTGGCGAGGCTTACGAAGGAAGAAACGAGTTATTTAAACAAGTACAAAATATTGAAGAAAAATTTTATGGTAAAAGACCTTTTTATCAAACTATCAACAGAGATATTTAACGACTTATTGACAGGGGAAATTTATATCTATCGTAGATAGTGGTCTAAGATCACAAATTCTGACTTTAAGTAAAAGAGGTAAAGTTCTGTTTAATAAAATTTAAAGATAATGGTGATTTGTGAATAGTGAGAAATGGAAATAGAAAATCTTTTAAAAAAGTTTGAAACAAAAGATATGAATGAATGGAATAATGTTAATGCTGATTTAGTTATCACAGACCCGCCATTTGGGATAGGATTTAGCGGGAAAAATGGAAATTATCGTAGAAACGCAGAATATATTGTTGATGGTTATGTTGAATGGAGTGTATTGTATCTGAATATGAAAAAAAGATTTAACAGTTGTTGGAAGTTATTAAGAGAAATCTAAAACCAAATGGACAAGGTTTAATATTTTCTGGATGGAATAACAGTTATATAATCCATAATAGAATTATAAGATTCAAAGGATTAACATTAAGAGGTAAGCTATATTGGATATATAATTTTGCTCCAGCATGTAAAAAAAGACCTGCCCATAAATGTTTACGAGATTTTCTGGGTAACAAAAGGTGATAAATGGGTTTATAATACCAGATGCACAACCCATCATTACCAAAGAGGAGAACTTAATTTAACAATCCTAATTTCAAACGAGATTATACAAGGTAAAAATCTATTAACATGATGTAAAAAATGAATGAAATAGATTTTGTTAAGAAGCTGGTGTTTAAAATAGCAGAAATAGGGGATAAGAAGAAGATTGTAGATTCTTCTACTTTATTTGGGCTGAACTTAATAATTCAAATCCTACTAAGTATAACTTATTTTTTGCCCAATCTCCAAGAGAACTTAATTTCTATTAATCAAATGTTAGATTATGAAATTCATAGATGGGGCGTTCCATTATGTGTTCTATTACTTTTAGAAAAAGATTTGGGCGAAAAAGAATCGACTCAACCTTTTGTAGAATATATAGAAAGTTTTGAATCTTCTGAAATCATGAGTAGAGAATTAAAGAATCATGAAAGTCATTTAGCCAGCATTTATTTTTTTCATAACTACTAACTACATTTATAACTTCTACACTGTATTTATCAATAATAAATGAATTATATATTAAAAAACCAAAAACTAAAAAGAAATTATTCCAGTTTTTTCATTAACTCTTTTTTACTTAATTTTTTCCATCTCTTTTGTCATGAAGTACCCTTTAACATCAACATCTGCAACTTTTTCAGCTGTAACAAATGCAGCTATTTTGCCTTTGCATAAGGATTGGTGTATTCCATAGATTCTATAACCTTATCCTATAATAACTGAAGGAATACCACATTTACTTAACAGCTCCCTAGCTTTCTTAGGACCTGGTGCTGCAGGATTTGGACTGATGAATACTATAAGATCAGGTTTTATATCTTCAATCATTTTTTTAGTAACTTCCTCTACCTGTTCTACACCCATCTTAGCTCCACTTCCTAATACTCTAACGTCTATATCTTTTCTGTCTGCTCTCTCATCCAGGATTAGATCAACCAGTGGAGAAGTTCCTATATTTCCACAATTTGATAATGATATAATATATAGTAAAATATATCATATCTACCCTATTACAATCTGAATATAGTAAAAACATTCCTAAAATAATTAGAAAACACCTTCGACATTTTCTTCTAAAACCAAAGGTGATTTTAGATATAGATAATTTTTATACCTTATCTGTATCTGTATTTAACTTATTCATCTCTATAGATCTTTTTAAATAAATGTTACGTGTATAACTATAATACACATAAAAAACACTTAGTATTCCTATGAAGAGAAATTCACATCTCCAAAAACTTATAGAAGTTATAGAGGAGTTAAAATACGAGAACAGTTTAGGGATCCCTATAATAGTAGAGGGTAAAAGGGATGTCCAATCCCTTAGAAAATTAGGAATAGAAGGTATAATCATCCCTATCTCCAAGGTACCTATCTTCGAGGTTGTAGATGTACTAGTAGAAGAAGGCATTAAAGAGGTTATACTACTTACAGACTTTGACAGGGCTGGGCGACAATACGCCAAAGAGATAGTAGTAGAGTTTGAATCCAAGAGGATAAAAGTAAATAGATCCTTCAGGAGGGATATACTGAGATACGCCATAGGGTTAAAAGATATAGAGAGCCTCTATAACTACGTACTTAAAAACTGTGGAGAATACTTCATAGATGACTGGTGATTCCATGAGTAATACTCTGAAACCTTACGTTATATCCAACGTTGGGATGTCATTAGATGGAAAATTGGCAACTGTAAATAACGACTCGAGGATATCGGGAGCTGAAGATCTAAAGAGGGTCCATAGGTTAAGGGCGATGGTAGATGGTATAATGGTAGGTATAGGAACTGTACTCAAGGACGATCCAAGGCTAACTGTCCATAAGATAGATACAACTCCCAGGAAAAATCCAGTTAGAATAGTTGTAGATAGTAAGTTGAAGATTCCACTCAACGCCAGGGTGTTAAACAGGGAGGCTAAAACTATAATAGCCACAACCTCCAAAATGTCCAGAGAGAAGGAGAAAAAATTAAAAATGTTAAAAAAGTTAAAACATGTGGATATTATAGAAACCGATGGAGATAGAGTAGATTTAAAGAAGTTGATGGAGGTACTCTATAAAAATGGTATAAGGAGTATCCTATTAGAGGGAGGAGGTACTTTAAATTGGAGTATGTTCAAGGAAGGCCTGGTAGATAGAGTTAGTGTATATATTGCTCCTATGATATTTGGGGGTAAAAATGCTCCAACTTACGTAGATGGTGAGGGTTTTAAGAGTGTAGAAGAGTGTGTAAAGTTGAAGTTGGAGAGATACTATCTTATGGATGGTGGTATAGTGTTGGAGTTTGAAGTTGTTAAAAATCCTGATAAAAATAAATAATAATGAAAAGGTTTCTAAGTATATAGAAAAGTTATAATCATGCACATAACAATCATAACAAAAAAATTAAAAAGAGAGTAGGGTAGAAAATAACGGTGAGATTTTACTCTTTCACCTGGTTCTGATTGAAATAATCCTCTGTTATTTTATCGGAATCTTCCTGTTATTGTTTGATATAATTACTTTTATACTCTTGACTAAACATTAATACAAAATCTATTATATCATCCTTCTTCCATCGATAAAAACTCTAAATTAATTTCATCTCATCATCATTATTAATAACAAAAAACACCTTTCTCATTTTTTCAATTCTTTCAAGTATATCTCTATTTATCATAATATCACTTAAGATCTAGTAACTCTAATCCTTATAACATAGGTGTTTTTATCTTAATCCTCATCAAAAATTATAGAATAAAGCTGAGAATTGTAGCTTTTTGCTGATTTATAAGCATCATAAATGATATATACCCAAATAATAATTGCTACTAAAAGAAGAAGAACTCCTATAAGAACTATAGTTAGGAGTGATCCTAATACCATTAAAATTACTACGAGTATGAGTAATATAACTCCTTTCCCAACTTTTTCAAGATACATGTGCCCTGCCCCTGGTATCATTATACTCAGGTATACTGCAAGTCCAACATTCTTTCTCTTTACCTCATAATAAATAATTTTTTGTGCTTTATCCATATCCTTTACAAACTCTTTAATCCGAATAATTTCCATTTCATCCATCTTTATCACCATGAATTATAAGATCTTTATATACTAAATAGAACATGGAATATATAAGCAATAGGGGTTCAGCGGTGTAGTCTTTTATAGACATACATCCGCCTTGGTGCACATCAACCTCAACTCCCTCAGGGTTCATCGGGAGTAAGTCATCGGTCTCGCACCCTTTCAGGGTAACCCCGCTCCTTCTCAGGATTGGGAGCACTATTTTCCTCTCAACCCTCCATCGAAGGAGGAAAACCCCACATCCTTAGGTAGAGGGATTTATTGAAGCGTTTAGAGTTGTCTATTTATAACCAGACCACACTTACACTCAAGAACCTACCCCTTTCGGTGTTTCATCTTCTCATAACATCTGGGGCAATTCCTGTTTTCCTTCATCGTTTTTAACCTTTCTCCTACATACTTCCCTCTGAAGTTTCACAGATATAAAACTTCTTATCATTCAATATCGTAAAGTTTCAACTTCCTGGATTCCCTCTGTACTCGTCTATTTTAAGGGACCTCTGCCCCCGCCTCGGCCGGTTTCCATTGAGCTGTTTATAATTTCTTCAAACTCGTCCTTGGGGAGAACCTGCGGCTCGTATGTGACTCCAATCCTCTCTAGCTGGCCAACAAAGGCCCTGAGATGATTTCTTGAGCCCGCCATGAGGTTCTCGTAGACCGTTATGATATCCACCTTGTTCGTCAGAGAAATCCACTTCTGGAGATCCTCTATGTCGGTTTCCTCTATCAACGCCCCAACTTTCAGCGCGTCAACCTTACTCTTCATGCCCATCTCTATCAACTTATCGTAGAGATTCTGGAGCTTCTCGTTCTGGAACTCACCTACTCCCTCGTTCTGCGTGGGATCGGTAAGGTTGTACTTCTGAAGGAGCAACCTAACGGCCTCGACGTGGGTGCTCTCACTTTTGGCGATGTTGCTGAATATCTGGAGCCCCCACTTCTCGTAGAGCTTCGTATAAACGTCGTGCGCCAGCTTCTCCTCTTCGACCATGTAGAATAGCCCGTCCTTCTCTTCCTGCGTTAATTGGCCGGCTAGAATCGAGTCTATGTAGGTCTTAAGTTTGCTCATTCCGATGCCGCCGTTCTCGTTGACGTTCACAGGTATCTGGTCCGAGCTACCCTGGTTCTCTGTGCTTGAAATCTGAGTGCTGGTTGTTGTCCTCGTGTTTATACATCCTGCCACAAGGACGCTGAGGAACAGCGCCCCTATAAGGAACAAACCTAACAACTTTCTCATAGTTCGTTCACCTCTACATATGCAACTTTGTTATTACATATATCTTACCTTTT containing:
- a CDS encoding 2,5-diamino-6-(ribosylamino)-4(3H)-pyrimidinone 5'-phosphate reductase, coding for MSNTLKPYVISNVGMSLDGKLATVNNDSRISGAEDLKRVHRLRAMVDGIMVGIGTVLKDDPRLTVHKIDTTPRKNPVRIVVDSKLKIPLNARVLNREAKTIIATTSKMSREKEKKLKMLKKLKHVDIIETDGDRVDLKKLMEVLYKNGIRSILLEGGGTLNWSMFKEGLVDRVSVYIAPMIFGGKNAPTYVDGEGFKSVEECVKLKLERYYLMDGGIVLEFEVVKNPDKNK
- a CDS encoding DUF6677 family protein is translated as MDEMEIIRIKEFVKDMDKAQKIIYYEVKRKNVGLAVYLSIMIPGAGHMYLEKVGKGVILLILVVILMVLGSLLTIVLIGVLLLLVAIIIWVYIIYDAYKSAKSYNSQLYSIIFDED
- a CDS encoding DUF2202 domain-containing protein — protein: MRKLLGLFLIGALFLSVLVAGCINTRTTTSTQISSTENQGSSDQIPVNVNENGGIGMSKLKTYIDSILAGQLTQEEKDGLFYMVEEEKLAHDVYTKLYEKWGLQIFSNIAKSESTHVEAVRLLLQKYNLTDPTQNEGVGEFQNEKLQNLYDKLIEMGMKSKVDALKVGALIEETDIEDLQKWISLTNKVDIITVYENLMAGSRNHLRAFVGQLERIGVTYEPQVLPKDEFEEIINSSMETGRGGGRGPLK
- a CDS encoding toprim domain-containing protein; translated protein: MKRNSHLQKLIEVIEELKYENSLGIPIIVEGKRDVQSLRKLGIEGIIIPISKVPIFEVVDVLVEEGIKEVILLTDFDRAGRQYAKEIVVEFESKRIKVNRSFRRDILRYAIGLKDIESLYNYVLKNCGEYFIDDW